In Camelus bactrianus isolate YW-2024 breed Bactrian camel chromosome 18, ASM4877302v1, whole genome shotgun sequence, one DNA window encodes the following:
- the CDIPT gene encoding CDP-diacylglycerol--inositol 3-phosphatidyltransferase, with product MPGENIFLFVPNLIGYARIVFAIISFYFMPCCPLTASSFYLLSGLLDAFDGYAARVLNQGTRFGAMLDMLTDRCSTMCLLVNLALLYPHATLLFQLSMSLDVASHWLHLHSSVVRGSESHKMIDLSGNPVLRIYYTSKPALFILCAGNELFYCLLYLFSFSEGPLVGSVGLFRMGLWITAPIALLKSLISVIHLITAARNMAALDAADRAKKK from the exons ATGCCAGGCGAAAATATCTTCCTGTTTGTGCCTAACCTCATCG GTTATGCCCGGATTGTCTTCGCCATCATTTCTTTCTACTTCATGCCCTGCTGCCCCCTCACGGCCTCCTCCTTCTACCTGCTCAGTGGACTTCTGGACGCTTTCGATGGATACGCTGCTCGAGTCCTTAATCAAG GAACCCGGTTTGGGGCCATGCTGGACATGCTGACAGACCGCTGCTCCACAATGTGTCTCCTGGTCAACCTGGCCCTGCTGTACCCTCACGCCACCCTTCTCTTCCAGCTCAGCATGAGCTTGGATGTGGCCAGCCACTGGCTGCACCTCCACAG TTCTGTGGTCCGAGGCAGTGAAAGTCACAAGATGATTGACCTGTCTGGAAATCCAGTGCTTCGCATCTACTACACCTCCAAG CCTGCTCTGTTTATCCTGTGTGCTGGCAATGAGCTCTTCTACTGCCTCCTCTACCTGTTCAGTTTCTCCGAGGGACCTTTAG TTGGCTCGGTGGGTCTTTTCCGAATGGGCCTCTGGATCACCGCCCCTATCGCCTTGCTCAAGTCCCTCATCAGTGTCATCCACCTGATCACAGCCGCCCGCAACATGGCTGCCCTGGACGCAGCAGACCGTGCCAAGAAGAAGTGA